One region of Halohasta litchfieldiae genomic DNA includes:
- the tatC gene encoding twin-arginine translocase subunit TatC produces the protein MAEQPDAGDTDETASDAVADPPVDSDASDAPVDASTDSVDSTTADSADPADPADDTTTDGGTTQSGLPADELDQPDTSVVDDGMVGDGPQSDQEMPLADHIEEMMRRLGVVFLVAGIVTILVYPFAGETINFLWASHIPEAATNRPRLYGPLEFILTKLKVAGLAGILIGLPVFVYQTYRFMRPGLYPQERRYYLSSVPTSLVLGIFGVLFAHFLILPFIFAYFSEYTEDAAVVAFGLQETFNLILIMMGWMALIFQIPLFIMLAIMMGIVTREWLEAKRLIFWGSFLGIAFIFSPDPTGMAPIIVTLTMVVLFEGTLAIRRWTGN, from the coding sequence ATGGCCGAGCAACCGGACGCTGGTGATACCGACGAGACCGCGAGCGACGCGGTGGCCGACCCGCCCGTCGACAGCGATGCGTCCGACGCTCCGGTCGACGCGAGTACCGACTCGGTCGACAGCACGACTGCCGACTCCGCCGACCCCGCCGACCCCGCCGACGATACGACGACCGATGGCGGTACGACCCAATCCGGACTCCCGGCCGACGAACTCGACCAGCCCGACACGTCGGTCGTCGACGATGGGATGGTCGGCGACGGTCCACAGTCGGATCAGGAGATGCCGCTTGCAGACCACATCGAGGAGATGATGCGTCGACTCGGCGTCGTTTTTCTGGTCGCCGGGATCGTCACGATCCTCGTCTATCCGTTTGCTGGAGAGACGATCAACTTCCTGTGGGCCTCCCACATTCCGGAGGCCGCCACCAACCGCCCCCGACTGTACGGCCCATTGGAGTTCATCCTCACGAAGCTGAAAGTCGCCGGGCTTGCTGGTATTCTGATTGGGTTGCCGGTGTTCGTCTACCAGACGTATCGGTTCATGCGTCCCGGACTGTATCCACAGGAGCGTCGCTACTATCTCTCCTCGGTGCCGACGAGTCTCGTCCTCGGTATTTTCGGCGTGCTGTTCGCCCACTTCCTTATCCTGCCGTTCATCTTCGCCTACTTTTCGGAGTACACCGAGGATGCGGCAGTCGTCGCCTTCGGGCTGCAAGAAACGTTCAATCTCATATTGATCATGATGGGGTGGATGGCGCTCATTTTCCAGATTCCGCTGTTCATCATGCTGGCGATCATGATGGGGATCGTCACCCGCGAGTGGCTCGAAGCCAAGCGACTCATCTTCTGGGGATCGTTCCTCGGGATTGCGTTTATCTTCAGCCCCGATCCGACCGGGATGGCTCCGATCATCGTCACGCTGACGATGGTGGTGCTGTTCGAGGGGACGCTCGCAATCCGTCGCTGGACCGGGAACTGA
- a CDS encoding 50S ribosomal protein L31e, which produces MSTSDFEERVVTIPLRDVRKVAVQERADRAMKIIRDHLSQHFNVEGDEVRLDPSINEKVWENGRQNPPSKLRVRAARFVEDDEAIVEAEVA; this is translated from the coding sequence ATGAGTACGAGTGATTTCGAAGAACGCGTCGTAACGATTCCGCTCCGTGACGTCCGCAAGGTCGCCGTCCAAGAGCGTGCCGACCGAGCGATGAAAATCATCCGCGACCACCTTTCGCAGCACTTCAACGTCGAGGGCGACGAGGTCCGTCTCGACCCCTCGATCAACGAGAAGGTCTGGGAAAACGGTCGACAGAACCCGCCGTCGAAGCTCCGTGTGCGCGCAGCTCGCTTCGTCGAAGACGACGAAGCCATCGTCGAAGCCGAAGTCGCCTAA
- a CDS encoding translation initiation factor IF-6, translated as MLRTSVAGSSYVGVFARATPDCLLVRHDVDDELAESMADELGVAAVPTTVGGSGTVGSLAVGNENGMLVSGHITDRETERIESAVDKPVVELPGKINAAGNVVLANDYGAYVHPDLTREAVTAVKEALDVPVLRGDLGGVDTVGTAAVVNNTGVLCHPKASEDELETLEDHLDVYADLGTINYGTPLLGSGLVANDESYLVGEDTTGPELGRIEDTLGFLD; from the coding sequence GTGCTTCGCACTTCAGTCGCTGGCTCCTCGTACGTCGGTGTTTTCGCCCGCGCAACGCCGGACTGTCTACTGGTCCGCCACGACGTCGACGACGAGCTAGCCGAATCGATGGCCGACGAGCTTGGCGTCGCAGCAGTGCCAACTACGGTCGGCGGCTCCGGTACGGTTGGCTCGCTGGCGGTCGGCAACGAAAACGGCATGTTGGTCTCGGGTCACATCACTGACCGAGAGACCGAACGCATCGAGTCTGCCGTCGACAAACCGGTCGTCGAACTCCCCGGCAAAATCAACGCCGCCGGGAACGTCGTCCTCGCGAACGATTACGGTGCGTATGTCCACCCTGATCTCACACGCGAGGCCGTCACAGCGGTCAAGGAGGCACTTGATGTGCCTGTACTACGCGGCGATCTCGGCGGTGTCGACACGGTCGGCACCGCGGCGGTTGTCAACAACACTGGCGTGCTCTGTCATCCCAAGGCCAGCGAGGACGAACTCGAAACGCTGGAGGACCATCTCGACGTGTATGCGGATCTCGGGACGATCAACTACGGAACGCCCCTCCTCGGTTCGGGACTGGTGGCCAACGACGAGAGCTATCTCGTCGGCGAGGACACGACCGGGCCGGAGTTGGGTCGGATCGAAGACACGCTCGGCTTCCTCGACTGA
- the pfdA gene encoding prefoldin subunit alpha, with translation MMGGGASSGGGGQQLQQLQQQLEALDAEIAELNEEIDELTTERGEIDEAVEALETLDSGSMVQVPLGGDAYLRAEVQDIDEVIVSLGGGYAAEQDQDTAIDSLRLKQDALDDQIDDVESEIDDLEEESGELEEQAQAIQQRMQQQQMQQMQAMQGEEDGE, from the coding sequence ATGATGGGCGGCGGCGCAAGCAGTGGCGGCGGCGGCCAGCAGCTCCAGCAGCTCCAACAGCAGCTCGAAGCACTCGATGCAGAGATCGCCGAACTCAACGAAGAGATCGACGAGCTCACCACCGAACGCGGAGAGATCGACGAGGCAGTCGAAGCCCTCGAAACCCTCGACAGTGGCTCGATGGTGCAGGTGCCGCTCGGCGGCGACGCCTACCTGCGCGCAGAGGTCCAAGACATCGACGAGGTCATCGTGAGCCTCGGCGGCGGCTACGCGGCCGAGCAGGACCAGGACACCGCAATCGACTCGCTCCGACTCAAACAGGATGCCCTCGACGACCAGATCGACGACGTCGAAAGCGAGATCGACGATCTCGAAGAGGAAAGCGGTGAACTCGAAGAGCAGGCCCAGGCAATCCAGCAGCGCATGCAGCAACAGCAGATGCAGCAGATGCAGGCGATGCAGGGCGAAGAAGACGGCGAATAA
- the larE gene encoding ATP-dependent sacrificial sulfur transferase LarE has product MTPTEKAAALRADLADCDGVLIAFSGGVDSAVVAALAHEALGEQAVACTAKSETLPAAELDAATSVAEEIGIRHELVEFSELDNPDFVDNSGDRCYHCRTMRLGKMYDTARRLGIETVCDGTNASDPGEGHRPGLQAVEELSVRSPLLDHEITKAEVREIAEDRGLSVADKPSMACLSSRIPTGLEVTEEKLTRVEKAERLLRTWGFDQFRVRDHDGLARIEVAPDELDAALDPEFAQAARDHLSDLGFDHVTLDLHGYQTGSVSPANKSDDTETEDVFSQQYPSS; this is encoded by the coding sequence ATGACTCCAACGGAGAAAGCCGCGGCCCTGCGGGCAGACCTCGCCGACTGCGACGGCGTCCTCATCGCGTTTTCGGGTGGCGTCGACTCGGCGGTCGTCGCGGCGCTCGCCCACGAGGCCCTCGGCGAGCAGGCAGTCGCCTGTACGGCGAAAAGTGAAACGCTGCCCGCGGCCGAACTTGATGCCGCAACCAGTGTGGCCGAGGAAATCGGGATTCGCCACGAGTTGGTGGAGTTCTCAGAACTCGACAACCCCGATTTCGTCGACAACAGCGGCGACCGCTGTTACCACTGCCGGACGATGCGGCTCGGCAAGATGTACGACACCGCGCGTCGACTCGGGATCGAAACCGTCTGCGATGGGACCAACGCCTCCGACCCCGGCGAGGGCCACCGCCCCGGCCTGCAAGCGGTCGAAGAGCTTTCGGTTCGCTCGCCGCTGTTGGACCACGAGATTACGAAAGCCGAGGTCCGAGAGATTGCCGAAGACCGGGGGCTGTCAGTCGCCGACAAGCCGTCGATGGCCTGTCTCTCTTCGCGGATTCCGACCGGGTTGGAAGTCACCGAAGAGAAACTCACCAGAGTCGAAAAGGCCGAACGACTGCTGCGAACGTGGGGGTTCGACCAGTTCCGCGTCCGGGACCACGACGGGTTGGCCCGAATCGAAGTCGCTCCCGATGAACTCGATGCAGCGCTCGATCCCGAGTTCGCACAGGCGGCCAGAGATCACCTCTCGGATCTCGGGTTCGATCACGTAACACTGGATCTGCACGGCTACCAAACCGGCAGCGTCAGTCCCGCAAACAAGAGCGATGACACCGAGACAGAAGACGTGTTTTCCCAGCAGTATCCGTCGAGCTAA
- the tatC gene encoding twin-arginine translocase subunit TatC, protein MSSALDADTRQALGETTATARAMLRAAQKDLQKVFIVFLIGFLGTFYALRLYIWDFLRNVTESRMRADVGESFEIIAQTPFDVILLQAKIGLIIGILFAVPAFLYFARDALRQRGWWLQTPVARWKLVLIGLFAAALFTGGAAYGYAVFFPVMFGFLAGFGFDAGLNPSYSIVLWTEFIVLLTISFGLAAQMPLAITGLSYAEIIPYETFRDKWRYAVLGMFVFGAVFSPPDPFTQIMWAAPLIVLYGLSLYLAKIVVTARRGSEQIEIRGTASRHWNVLAGLLLGGFGFVYAFYEYGGVDAVNSLLSLQLAIGPWTIASSYRLQPAGAALGVTPNVALGLYGGILGLALALLGLAYFVYTELDPDQIESNMGDPTAIDLSALDAEGIRAAPPEAFVDLDEDEAMAMASQALEADNPEKARAIVDRFDDTEAEREAAEEAAQAQEGDLGDRAERAGDSFLDELTDGEQDTDDIGGYYTDIMFILDSLRSRSFGLVLTFLIAMVGTFMAFYLGGLGVIRENFLSRMPPQLVDEASLEIITLHPVEAVLFIVKVSVLVGVLAVLPMVGYYTWPALKQLGAVRGNQWVVFLWTGSLSAGLFGGLALGYFYIAPAVISYLVADATAANMLITYRVNDFFWLIIFTTAGIGLLADIPILMILLNKAGVPYGAMRGRWREVTVALLTVGALFTPADIITMFLVTVPLMVAYGVGLAVLFVITAGGRRDLAPPAEIVS, encoded by the coding sequence ATGTCTAGCGCGCTCGATGCGGACACCAGGCAGGCGCTTGGTGAGACGACAGCCACCGCTCGTGCGATGCTACGGGCCGCCCAGAAAGACCTCCAGAAGGTCTTTATCGTCTTTCTGATCGGCTTCCTCGGCACGTTCTACGCTCTCCGGCTCTACATCTGGGACTTCCTTCGAAACGTCACCGAGTCCCGAATGCGTGCGGACGTCGGCGAGAGCTTCGAGATCATCGCACAGACGCCGTTCGACGTGATCCTCCTCCAAGCAAAAATCGGTCTTATTATCGGTATTCTCTTCGCAGTGCCGGCATTTCTCTATTTTGCACGCGATGCACTCAGACAGCGCGGCTGGTGGCTCCAAACGCCTGTCGCCCGATGGAAACTCGTCCTCATTGGGCTATTTGCAGCAGCCCTATTTACCGGCGGCGCAGCCTACGGCTACGCGGTCTTCTTCCCCGTCATGTTCGGCTTTCTGGCTGGCTTCGGCTTCGATGCCGGACTGAACCCAAGCTACTCAATCGTGCTGTGGACGGAGTTCATCGTCCTCCTGACGATTTCGTTCGGTCTGGCCGCCCAAATGCCGCTGGCGATCACCGGCCTCTCGTATGCCGAAATCATCCCCTACGAGACGTTCCGTGACAAGTGGCGGTACGCCGTCCTCGGGATGTTCGTCTTCGGTGCGGTCTTCTCGCCGCCGGACCCCTTCACCCAGATCATGTGGGCAGCGCCGCTGATCGTTCTCTATGGGTTGAGTCTCTATCTGGCGAAAATCGTCGTGACCGCTCGCCGCGGGAGCGAACAGATCGAAATCCGTGGGACGGCCAGTCGACACTGGAACGTGCTCGCCGGACTCCTACTCGGTGGCTTCGGCTTCGTGTACGCCTTCTACGAGTACGGTGGCGTCGACGCGGTCAACAGCCTGTTGAGTCTACAACTGGCCATCGGGCCATGGACAATTGCCAGTAGCTACCGACTCCAGCCAGCCGGTGCGGCTCTGGGTGTGACCCCAAACGTGGCACTCGGTCTCTACGGTGGAATTTTGGGCCTCGCGCTCGCGCTGCTGGGACTGGCCTACTTCGTCTACACCGAACTCGACCCCGACCAGATAGAGTCCAATATGGGCGATCCGACTGCAATCGATCTCTCGGCGCTGGATGCCGAGGGAATCCGTGCCGCACCGCCCGAAGCGTTCGTCGACCTCGACGAAGACGAAGCGATGGCGATGGCCAGCCAAGCACTGGAGGCCGATAATCCAGAGAAGGCACGGGCAATCGTCGACCGGTTCGACGACACCGAAGCCGAACGCGAGGCCGCCGAGGAGGCCGCACAAGCCCAGGAAGGTGACCTCGGCGACCGCGCCGAACGGGCTGGTGACTCCTTCCTCGACGAACTCACCGATGGCGAGCAGGATACCGACGATATCGGTGGCTACTACACCGATATCATGTTTATTCTCGACAGTCTCCGCTCGCGATCCTTCGGACTCGTACTGACGTTTCTGATCGCCATGGTCGGGACGTTCATGGCGTTCTACCTCGGTGGACTAGGTGTCATCCGGGAGAACTTCCTGAGTCGGATGCCGCCGCAGTTGGTCGACGAGGCCTCCCTCGAAATTATCACACTCCACCCGGTCGAGGCCGTGCTGTTCATCGTCAAGGTGTCTGTGCTGGTCGGTGTGCTGGCAGTGTTGCCGATGGTGGGCTACTACACGTGGCCCGCGCTCAAACAGCTCGGTGCTGTCAGAGGGAACCAGTGGGTCGTCTTCCTGTGGACTGGCTCGCTCAGCGCCGGACTGTTCGGTGGCCTCGCGCTGGGCTACTTCTACATCGCCCCGGCGGTGATCTCCTATCTCGTCGCCGACGCCACCGCCGCGAACATGCTGATCACCTACCGAGTCAACGACTTCTTTTGGCTCATCATCTTCACCACGGCCGGGATCGGACTGCTCGCCGATATCCCTATTTTGATGATCCTGCTCAACAAGGCGGGCGTCCCCTACGGGGCGATGCGGGGACGCTGGCGCGAGGTAACGGTCGCACTGCTGACGGTCGGCGCGCTGTTCACGCCCGCCGACATTATAACCATGTTCCTCGTCACGGTGCCGCTGATGGTCGCCTACGGTGTCGGACTGGCTGTGTTGTTCGTGATCACCGCAGGCGGTCGACGGGATCTCGCACCGCCAGCCGAGATCGTCTCGTGA
- a CDS encoding MutS-related protein → MEFEAIPGVGQKTAAALAELDDPETALETGDVLTIAAAPGVTDGRAAAIARGAIQRRHDDPGGFLATDRSKSLYDDALSLLQERAVTTYATKRLETLYPSPRQSRINEVRELVDRALSHEPDTAVLDALGGVEPLESPSGLRVRDRCLATADAEQYAKAKSKMPELSAEVVDDARDIDELARSYATVFVLDESFAGIDIDGDVRILPDALDKPETVVPERLLSVFATNRDRIMAAAEVHRLAGLEPPCDLDALEDGLSRVDDDGTIVGDDELRRLEVAVDDLDAAVGTAESVANDYLRDAIKERNVTIEGQDFLSLVEQGARVDSLLARELDEDFETAVKKSRTHLTESLSLAPEEAELADRIFDGDPTFPINRREDAVGRLKNELTAARDRRATSLKTELAADLADLRGPVDQLVRNALELDVELAIARFGRDFDCVMPAFDDPETGFEIRAGRSPLLDVEFEDVDPVDYGVEGVTLLSGVNSGGKTSLLDLVGLIVILAHMGLPVPAESVRLQRFTELHYYAKSQGTLDAGAFESTLKEFGDLISGADGRLVLVDELESITEPGASAKIIAGILEALDTQGATAVFVSHLADEIREASAVDVAVDGIQATGLVDGKLQVNRSPVKNHLARSTPELIVEKLAGEATDATFYESLLEKF, encoded by the coding sequence ATGGAGTTCGAAGCGATTCCGGGTGTTGGCCAGAAGACAGCCGCCGCACTCGCGGAGCTCGACGACCCCGAGACCGCCCTCGAAACGGGTGACGTGCTGACGATTGCGGCGGCTCCCGGCGTCACCGACGGGCGGGCCGCGGCTATCGCTCGCGGCGCGATCCAGCGCCGTCACGACGATCCCGGCGGCTTTCTGGCAACTGATCGCTCCAAGTCACTGTACGACGATGCCCTCTCGCTCCTCCAAGAACGCGCCGTAACCACGTACGCTACAAAACGACTCGAAACGCTGTATCCCAGCCCCCGGCAGTCCCGTATCAACGAGGTCCGCGAGTTGGTCGACCGCGCCCTCTCTCACGAGCCAGACACAGCTGTCCTCGACGCTCTCGGCGGCGTCGAACCACTCGAATCGCCCTCGGGACTCCGCGTTCGGGACCGCTGTTTGGCGACCGCCGACGCCGAACAGTACGCCAAAGCCAAGAGTAAGATGCCGGAGCTATCGGCCGAAGTCGTCGACGACGCCCGAGACATCGACGAACTGGCCCGCTCGTATGCCACCGTCTTCGTCCTCGACGAGTCGTTCGCCGGGATCGATATCGACGGCGACGTTCGGATTCTGCCCGACGCCCTCGACAAACCCGAGACAGTCGTCCCCGAACGCCTGCTGTCGGTGTTTGCGACGAATCGCGACCGAATCATGGCTGCCGCCGAGGTTCATCGACTGGCCGGACTGGAGCCGCCGTGTGATCTCGACGCACTCGAAGACGGCCTCTCGCGTGTCGACGACGACGGTACCATCGTCGGTGACGACGAACTTCGGCGGCTCGAAGTCGCTGTCGACGATCTAGATGCGGCGGTCGGCACCGCCGAATCGGTCGCCAACGACTATCTCCGGGATGCGATCAAGGAGCGAAACGTCACCATCGAGGGCCAAGACTTCCTCTCGCTGGTCGAACAGGGCGCGCGCGTCGACTCGCTTCTGGCCCGCGAACTCGACGAGGATTTCGAAACCGCAGTTAAAAAGTCCCGAACTCATCTCACCGAGAGTCTCTCGCTTGCGCCCGAAGAAGCTGAACTCGCCGACCGAATTTTCGATGGCGATCCGACCTTCCCGATCAATCGACGCGAGGACGCTGTCGGTCGGCTTAAAAATGAACTCACCGCCGCCCGTGACCGCCGGGCAACCTCGTTAAAAACGGAGTTGGCCGCTGATCTCGCCGACCTTCGAGGGCCGGTCGACCAACTGGTTCGAAACGCCCTCGAACTCGACGTGGAACTCGCTATTGCTCGCTTCGGGCGGGATTTCGACTGCGTGATGCCGGCGTTCGACGACCCCGAGACCGGTTTCGAGATCAGGGCTGGTCGGTCGCCGCTGTTGGATGTCGAGTTCGAAGACGTCGACCCAGTCGACTACGGAGTCGAAGGCGTTACACTCCTCTCTGGTGTCAACTCCGGCGGAAAGACGTCACTGCTGGATCTCGTTGGGCTGATCGTGATTTTGGCTCACATGGGACTGCCAGTGCCCGCCGAATCGGTCCGGCTCCAGCGGTTTACCGAACTGCACTACTACGCCAAATCGCAGGGCACGCTGGATGCGGGGGCCTTCGAGAGCACGCTCAAGGAGTTCGGTGACCTGATTTCGGGGGCCGATGGGCGGCTCGTTCTGGTCGACGAGTTGGAGTCGATTACCGAACCCGGCGCGAGCGCGAAGATCATTGCTGGGATTTTGGAAGCACTGGACACACAGGGTGCGACCGCCGTCTTCGTCTCTCACCTTGCCGACGAGATTCGGGAGGCGTCGGCTGTCGATGTCGCGGTCGACGGGATTCAGGCGACTGGACTGGTCGACGGCAAGCTACAGGTCAACCGGTCGCCAGTAAAGAATCACCTGGCGCGGTCGACGCCGGAGTTGATTGTCGAGAAGCTCGCGGGGGAGGCGACCGACGCGACGTTTTACGAATCACTGTTAGAGAAGTTCTAA
- a CDS encoding 50S ribosomal protein L39e produces MGKKSKAQKKRLAKLENQNTRVPMWVMMKTDMQVSRNPKRRNWRRSNTDE; encoded by the coding sequence ATGGGTAAGAAATCGAAAGCACAGAAAAAGCGGCTGGCGAAACTCGAAAATCAGAACACGCGTGTCCCAATGTGGGTCATGATGAAGACGGATATGCAGGTCTCACGAAACCCGAAACGACGCAACTGGCGGCGCAGTAACACTGACGAATAA
- the rpl18a gene encoding 50S ribosomal protein L18Ae: MSQFTISGQFDGRDGPRSFSKDIEAVNENVAREHILSQFGSEHGLKRTQVTIEEVVAA; this comes from the coding sequence ATGAGTCAGTTCACTATTAGTGGTCAGTTCGACGGCCGAGATGGCCCGAGATCTTTCTCAAAGGATATCGAAGCGGTCAACGAGAACGTCGCACGCGAGCACATTCTCTCCCAGTTCGGGAGCGAGCACGGTCTCAAACGCACACAGGTCACGATTGAGGAGGTTGTCGCAGCATGA
- a CDS encoding histidine phosphatase family protein: protein MARIVLVRHGETQWNRDRRVQGWAPVALTDHGHEQAERLAAALAKRYDVDRLICSDLRRTLETARPIGRAVDCEHTPDRRWRERNFGVLQGLDYGELFLGHPEFTLSEVGYTAAEARPEGGESLVDQRERVLGAFATLREELGPDETAVVVTHGGPLYLVLGWARGLNIEATILDQEQGNCAINELVVSESGVDVVVENDTDHLDAEPL, encoded by the coding sequence ATGGCGCGGATCGTGTTGGTTCGACACGGCGAGACGCAGTGGAACCGCGACCGGCGGGTCCAAGGGTGGGCTCCGGTCGCCCTCACTGACCACGGTCACGAGCAGGCCGAGCGGCTGGCCGCGGCGCTCGCCAAGCGCTACGACGTCGACCGACTCATCTGCTCGGATCTCCGACGCACCCTCGAAACCGCTCGTCCCATCGGTCGGGCTGTCGACTGTGAACACACGCCGGACCGTCGCTGGCGGGAGCGGAATTTCGGTGTGCTACAGGGACTCGACTACGGCGAACTGTTTTTGGGTCACCCGGAGTTCACACTCAGCGAGGTGGGGTACACGGCCGCCGAAGCCCGACCCGAGGGCGGCGAGAGTCTGGTCGACCAACGCGAGCGCGTCCTCGGGGCGTTTGCGACACTCCGCGAGGAGCTTGGCCCTGACGAAACTGCTGTCGTCGTCACCCATGGCGGGCCGCTGTACTTGGTTCTCGGCTGGGCGCGTGGACTCAATATCGAGGCGACGATTCTCGATCAGGAACAGGGCAACTGTGCGATCAACGAACTGGTCGTTTCGGAATCCGGGGTCGACGTGGTTGTCGAAAACGACACCGACCATCTCGACGCCGAACCGCTGTGA
- a CDS encoding glutaredoxin family protein has translation MAIPVAVKIYSRADCHLCEEAKSTIERVAEEVDTHVTIEEVDVDTDETLRAEYGDRVPYVFVDGWPAFKYEVDEAELRTQLENA, from the coding sequence ATGGCGATTCCAGTCGCGGTGAAGATCTATTCGCGGGCCGACTGCCATCTCTGCGAAGAGGCGAAGTCGACAATCGAACGGGTCGCAGAGGAAGTCGACACCCACGTCACAATCGAGGAGGTCGACGTCGACACCGACGAAACGCTCCGGGCGGAGTACGGCGACCGGGTTCCCTACGTCTTCGTCGATGGGTGGCCCGCGTTCAAATACGAGGTCGACGAGGCCGAACTCCGAACCCAACTCGAAAACGCCTAA
- a CDS encoding GNAT family N-acetyltransferase produces the protein MVTTQQQSVGEYQVRPYRPTDRDRFLSLYETVWGRRKSVDWFNWRFEANPYRDGVQMTVVESDGELVGAEPLLPYRLRIGETVHDVFQPVDWIVHPDHRRQGLFTRMTKATLDRHLTDVSLFFNFPNEQLRPGLEQFDWETVGSVACRYRVQNPRAFVDRTNADHSAIVALAARVGTPVCGVGLNALDWLASAPEEITIERSSGVRIDAIHDLYSSTRPTGTHVVRDRPFLKWRFANPNWETTSYVAVDDGETVGSLIAATEQTDEARICYLFDLQPMQTAATRPAAVEALLGALLEDTTDVDLIRAPTDYYPGLFRRYGFCRDDAFPVSTASTRTTHAIRTPETSGTSTVPADQQSRLSAERLTDPDHWQLTLADLDIE, from the coding sequence ATGGTAACGACACAACAACAGTCGGTTGGGGAGTATCAGGTTCGTCCCTACCGACCAACAGACCGAGACCGGTTTCTCTCCTTATACGAGACGGTTTGGGGTCGACGGAAATCCGTAGACTGGTTCAACTGGCGGTTCGAAGCCAACCCCTACCGGGACGGTGTCCAGATGACCGTTGTCGAATCCGATGGCGAACTCGTCGGAGCCGAGCCACTACTTCCGTATCGGCTTCGTATCGGCGAGACCGTCCACGACGTCTTCCAGCCCGTCGACTGGATCGTCCACCCTGACCACCGACGGCAGGGGCTATTCACCCGGATGACCAAAGCCACACTCGACCGCCACCTCACGGACGTCTCGCTGTTTTTCAATTTCCCGAACGAGCAACTGCGTCCCGGACTCGAACAGTTCGACTGGGAGACGGTCGGATCGGTTGCCTGTCGCTACCGGGTGCAAAATCCACGAGCGTTCGTCGACAGAACGAACGCCGACCACTCGGCAATCGTCGCGCTGGCCGCTCGGGTTGGCACACCGGTTTGCGGTGTCGGACTCAACGCACTCGACTGGCTCGCATCCGCTCCGGAGGAGATCACCATCGAGCGCTCGTCCGGCGTTCGGATCGATGCGATTCACGATCTCTATTCGTCGACGCGGCCGACCGGGACTCACGTCGTCCGTGATCGACCCTTCCTAAAGTGGCGGTTCGCCAACCCCAACTGGGAGACGACGAGCTACGTCGCTGTCGACGACGGCGAGACAGTCGGGAGCCTCATCGCCGCCACCGAACAGACCGATGAGGCGCGAATCTGCTATCTCTTCGATCTCCAGCCCATGCAGACGGCGGCTACACGACCGGCGGCCGTCGAGGCGCTCCTCGGGGCGCTGCTGGAGGACACCACCGACGTCGACCTCATACGAGCGCCGACAGACTACTATCCGGGGCTGTTCCGTCGGTATGGGTTCTGTCGTGACGATGCGTTTCCGGTGTCGACTGCCTCGACACGAACGACACACGCCATTCGAACGCCGGAGACGTCCGGGACGTCGACTGTACCGGCGGATCAGCAATCGCGGCTCTCAGCGGAGCGACTCACCGATCCGGACCATTGGCAACTCACGCTGGCGGATCTCGATATCGAGTAA